A genomic stretch from Acidobacteriota bacterium includes:
- a CDS encoding response regulator, with amino-acid sequence MNVLIVDDNVLIRKMIRSTLEAEGESCAEAATAAEALLAIHGDAPDVVLLDLNLPDADGLTLLRMLASTPAVSFPKVFLVTGSDDVGLGEEARRLGARGVLRKPVTPPVLLRAVRGA; translated from the coding sequence GTGAACGTCCTCATCGTGGACGACAACGTCCTGATCCGAAAAATGATCCGGTCGACCCTGGAGGCCGAGGGGGAGTCCTGCGCCGAGGCGGCCACCGCGGCGGAGGCGCTCCTGGCTATCCACGGGGATGCGCCCGACGTGGTTCTCTTGGACCTCAACCTGCCCGACGCGGATGGGCTGACTCTGTTGAGGATGCTGGCCTCCACCCCCGCCGTCTCCTTCCCAAAGGTCTTCCTGGTCACGGGTAGCGATGACGTGGGCCTGGGAGAGGAGGCGCGGCGGTTGGGCGCCCGGGGAGTCCTCCGCAAGCCCGTCACGCCTCCCGTCCTCCTGCGCGCGGTGCGGGGGGCTTGA